In the Limanda limanda chromosome 1, fLimLim1.1, whole genome shotgun sequence genome, one interval contains:
- the btg1 gene encoding protein BTG1 produces MHTLCARGTMKPEINAAVGFLSRFLRVKGHVNDRQVQTFNQSLHDILSEQYKHHWFPDMPCKGSGYRCIRINHKMDPLVGQAAQRIGLTIQQLYSLLPTELTLWVDPFEVSYRIGEDGSICVLYESTPVLPSIATNSSVGPMADSRISCKEELMVLGRTSPSKAYSMMTVSS; encoded by the exons ATGCATACCCTGTGTGCCCGGGGAACCATGAAGCCGGAGATCAACGCCGCCGTGGGCTTTCTGTCCCGGTTCCTAAGGGTGAAAGGACACGTAAACGACCGGCAGGTCCAGACCTTCAACCAGAGCCTGCACGACATCCTGTCAG AGCAATACAAGCACCACTGGTTCCCAGACATGCCATGCAAGGGTTCAGGTTACCGCTGCATCCGCATCAACCACAAGATGGATCCCTTGGTGGGGCAGGCGGCCCAGCGCATCGGCCTGACCATCCAGCAACTCTACTCGCTGCTGCCCACTGAGCTCACGCTCTGGGTGGACCCCTTCGAGGTGTCCTACCGCATCGGTGAGGATGGCTCCATCTGCGTCCTGTACGAGTCGACGCCCGTATTGCCGAGCATTGCCACCAACTCGTCGGTGGGGCCCATGGCGGACAGTCGCATCAGCTGCAAGGAGGAACTGATGGTGTTGGGCAGAACCAGTCCCTCCAAAGCCTACAGTATGATGACTGTGTCCAGTTAA